One genomic segment of Acinetobacter oleivorans DR1 includes these proteins:
- the ndk gene encoding nucleoside-diphosphate kinase has protein sequence MAIERTLSIVKPDAVSKNHIGDIFARFEKAGLKIVATKMKHLSQADAEGFYAEHKERGFFGDLVAFMTSGPVVVSVLEGENAVLAHREILGATNPKEAAPGTIRADFAVSIDENAAHGSDSVASAEREIAYFFADNEICPRTR, from the coding sequence ATGGCTATTGAACGTACTTTGTCTATCGTAAAACCTGATGCAGTTTCTAAAAACCACATCGGTGATATTTTTGCTCGTTTTGAAAAAGCGGGTTTAAAAATTGTTGCGACTAAAATGAAACACCTTTCTCAAGCTGATGCTGAAGGTTTCTATGCTGAGCATAAAGAACGTGGTTTCTTTGGTGACTTAGTTGCATTCATGACTTCTGGTCCAGTTGTAGTATCTGTTCTTGAAGGCGAAAATGCAGTTCTTGCACACCGTGAAATCTTAGGTGCTACAAACCCTAAAGAAGCTGCTCCTGGCACTATTCGTGCTGACTTTGCTGTAAGCATCGACGAAAATGCTGCTCACGGTTCTGACTCAGTTGCTTCTGCAGAGCGTGAAATTGCTTACTTCTTTGCTGACAACGAGATCTGCCCACGCACTCGTTAA
- the iscX gene encoding Fe-S cluster assembly protein IscX — MGLRWTDTIDIAIELSEAHPEVDPQWIRFTDLHAWVCALPDFNDDPNKSTEGLLEGIQMAWIDEVR, encoded by the coding sequence ATGGGCTTACGTTGGACAGATACGATTGATATTGCCATTGAATTGTCAGAAGCACATCCAGAAGTTGATCCGCAATGGATTCGTTTTACCGATTTACATGCATGGGTGTGCGCATTACCAGACTTCAATGATGACCCAAATAAATCGACAGAAGGATTGCTAGAAGGGATTCAAATGGCCTGGATAGACGAAGTTCGCTAA
- the rlmN gene encoding 23S rRNA (adenine(2503)-C(2))-methyltransferase RlmN, whose product MSSAEVVSSENLDGQQQSSSKLVIPAAENKVNLLGMSRTELEKFFEDIGEKKFRAGQVMKWIHQYFITDFAEMTNISGKLRAKLEQICEIKAPEVVHRHYSKDGTRKWVFRVGDGAGSLVETVLIPAEDKTGLRKTLCISSQVGCALDCSFCSTGKQGFQRDLTPDEIIGQLWMANYSYMEEVPVAERERSVTNVVMMGMGEPLLNYDAVLSSMQIMLDDFAYGMSKRRVTLSTSGVVPKIDQLAKDIDVALAISLHAPNDELRNELVPINKKYPLAQLIAACQRYIAKDGNESTRKHVTIEYVMLEGVNDQPEHAQQMIKLLKNLPSKINLIPFNPFPHAPYGRSSRNRIISFQKTLSDAGFVCTIRQTRGDDIDAACGQLVGQVADRTRRAEQWQKKVTQRQEILRTQG is encoded by the coding sequence ATGAGTTCTGCAGAGGTCGTTTCATCTGAAAATCTTGATGGACAGCAGCAATCTTCGTCCAAGCTGGTAATTCCTGCTGCCGAAAATAAAGTGAATTTACTCGGCATGTCTCGTACTGAATTAGAAAAATTCTTTGAAGATATTGGCGAGAAAAAGTTTCGTGCCGGTCAGGTCATGAAATGGATACATCAATACTTCATTACTGATTTTGCTGAAATGACCAATATTTCAGGGAAATTGCGCGCGAAGCTTGAACAGATTTGTGAAATCAAAGCTCCTGAAGTGGTTCACCGTCATTATTCAAAAGATGGTACACGTAAGTGGGTTTTTCGTGTGGGTGATGGTGCAGGTTCTTTAGTTGAAACTGTATTAATTCCTGCCGAAGATAAAACAGGCTTGCGCAAGACTTTGTGTATTTCGTCACAAGTCGGTTGTGCATTAGACTGCTCATTTTGTTCAACAGGCAAACAAGGTTTCCAACGTGATTTAACGCCAGATGAAATCATTGGACAACTTTGGATGGCAAACTATTCTTATATGGAAGAAGTGCCAGTTGCCGAGCGTGAGCGTTCAGTGACCAATGTTGTGATGATGGGGATGGGTGAACCATTGCTCAATTATGATGCCGTATTAAGCTCAATGCAGATCATGCTTGATGACTTTGCTTATGGCATGTCTAAGCGTCGTGTGACTTTATCAACATCAGGTGTTGTACCTAAAATTGATCAACTTGCAAAAGACATTGATGTTGCTTTAGCAATTTCTTTACATGCACCAAACGATGAATTACGTAATGAACTAGTGCCAATTAATAAAAAATATCCATTGGCTCAGTTGATTGCAGCATGTCAGCGTTATATTGCTAAAGATGGTAATGAAAGTACGCGTAAACATGTGACTATTGAATATGTGATGTTAGAGGGTGTAAATGATCAGCCTGAACATGCACAGCAAATGATTAAATTATTAAAAAACTTACCAAGTAAAATTAATTTAATTCCATTTAACCCGTTCCCGCATGCACCATATGGTCGCTCGAGCCGAAATCGAATTATCTCGTTCCAAAAAACTTTGTCTGATGCTGGATTTGTGTGTACGATTCGTCAAACACGTGGTGATGATATTGATGCTGCATGTGGACAGTTAGTCGGTCAAGTCGCCGATAGAACTCGTCGTGCTGAACAGTGGCAGAAAAAAGTCACACAGCGTCAAGAGATTTTGCGTACACAGGGATAA
- the pilW gene encoding type IV pilus biogenesis/stability protein PilW, which translates to MSTPKLKTVLCMGVAVAFLVSGCQTTHVQKKDPEKAVKVRTQLAAEHIRSGDLDSAKRALDQALSVDSRDATANMMMGILLQQEGSKPNLEKAEHYFKRAISSELDNAQAHNNYGTYLYQMERYNDAIEQFRIAGTTLGYDQRYQALENLGRIYLKLGDVTNAEKTFKQALLANRDSYISMLELAEIFYLQQQIPAATQMYEQYVRTVGQKNQGARALWIGVRVARANADKMGMQVLVNQLRALFPESPEYQRYLQLQYSTEAVWK; encoded by the coding sequence TTGAGTACTCCAAAGTTAAAAACGGTATTATGTATGGGGGTTGCAGTTGCATTTCTGGTAAGTGGTTGCCAGACAACGCATGTGCAAAAGAAAGACCCAGAAAAAGCGGTAAAAGTGCGTACACAACTTGCTGCTGAACATATCCGTTCGGGTGACTTGGATTCGGCAAAGCGAGCTCTTGATCAAGCTTTAAGTGTAGATAGCCGCGATGCAACGGCAAATATGATGATGGGCATTTTACTACAGCAAGAAGGTAGTAAGCCGAACTTAGAAAAAGCAGAACATTACTTTAAACGAGCAATTTCATCTGAACTGGATAATGCTCAAGCACATAATAACTATGGTACGTACTTGTACCAAATGGAACGCTATAATGATGCGATCGAGCAATTTCGTATTGCTGGTACAACATTAGGTTATGACCAACGCTATCAGGCGTTGGAAAATCTAGGGCGTATTTATTTAAAATTGGGTGATGTTACGAATGCTGAAAAAACATTCAAACAAGCACTCCTTGCTAACCGCGATTCTTATATTTCAATGTTAGAGTTAGCGGAAATTTTTTATTTGCAGCAGCAGATTCCGGCTGCTACACAAATGTATGAACAATACGTTCGTACAGTGGGGCAGAAAAATCAGGGTGCAAGAGCACTTTGGATTGGTGTAAGAGTGGCTCGAGCCAATGCGGATAAAATGGGAATGCAAGTGTTAGTAAACCAGTTACGTGCTTTGTTCCCGGAAAGTCCAGAATATCAACGTTATTTGCAATTACAGTATAGTACTGAGGCCGTATGGAAATAA
- a CDS encoding glycosyltransferase family 4 protein codes for MDGAMQSSYATALLKQQQLPESFQFFFKQKQQLSNTHSLHDLVRPRLKIAIVTETWPPEINGVALSLLQLCQGLQKQGHKILLIRPEQKAKCHDFTPEQECLVMSQAIPKYPTLQFGWPQYLKVSKAFEKFVPDVVHIVTEGPLGLTAMQAAKAKAIPVSSGFHSPFQDFSRFFDLAFLVKPIQKYLCWFHNNTQVTCVPSKDTQEALRGFGITCPLVVVGRGVDTARFTPKHRSENLRKQWDADENTRVMLYVGRLSPEKEVQVLIDSYANLQTVQPHKTKLVIVGDGPDFARLKSLPEAKGVIFTGSLRGQDLAAAYASADVFVFASQVETFGNVVLEAMASGLPVIAYDYACAHQYLTHGVNGWLSPLGQKSHFIQQIYQLPSVQQLREMGVQACHKVQQSGWQLPVQQLEQAFYQVVKEPSVDFT; via the coding sequence ATGGATGGCGCTATGCAAAGCTCATACGCGACAGCACTATTAAAACAACAGCAACTTCCTGAAAGCTTCCAATTCTTTTTTAAACAAAAGCAGCAGCTATCTAATACGCACTCATTGCATGATTTGGTGCGCCCACGTTTAAAAATTGCGATTGTAACGGAAACTTGGCCACCTGAAATTAATGGTGTGGCACTTTCATTATTACAACTATGCCAAGGTTTACAAAAACAGGGGCATAAGATTTTACTGATTCGTCCAGAGCAAAAAGCAAAATGCCATGACTTTACGCCAGAGCAAGAATGTCTGGTGATGTCGCAGGCGATTCCCAAATATCCGACTTTGCAATTTGGTTGGCCACAATATTTAAAAGTATCGAAAGCTTTTGAAAAGTTTGTACCTGATGTGGTTCATATTGTGACCGAAGGACCGTTAGGTTTAACTGCCATGCAAGCTGCTAAGGCAAAAGCTATTCCGGTTTCTAGTGGCTTTCATTCGCCATTTCAAGATTTTAGTCGATTCTTCGATTTGGCTTTTTTGGTTAAACCGATTCAAAAATACCTGTGCTGGTTTCACAACAATACTCAAGTAACTTGTGTGCCAAGTAAAGATACACAAGAAGCATTACGCGGTTTTGGCATTACTTGCCCGCTGGTTGTTGTTGGACGCGGCGTAGACACAGCGAGATTTACACCAAAGCATCGCTCTGAAAATTTGCGAAAGCAATGGGATGCCGATGAGAATACTCGCGTTATGCTTTATGTGGGGCGTTTGTCGCCAGAAAAAGAAGTGCAAGTGCTCATTGATAGTTATGCCAACTTACAAACTGTTCAGCCCCACAAAACGAAATTGGTTATTGTGGGAGATGGCCCGGATTTTGCTCGTTTAAAGTCATTACCTGAAGCGAAGGGTGTTATCTTTACCGGAAGTCTGAGAGGTCAAGATTTGGCTGCTGCATATGCAAGTGCAGACGTATTCGTATTTGCGAGTCAAGTTGAAACGTTTGGTAACGTAGTTTTAGAGGCAATGGCAAGCGGTTTACCAGTTATAGCGTATGATTATGCATGTGCACATCAATACTTAACCCATGGTGTGAATGGCTGGTTAAGCCCACTTGGACAAAAAAGCCACTTTATACAACAAATTTATCAGCTTCCTTCAGTACAACAACTTAGAGAAATGGGCGTGCAAGCCTGTCATAAAGTACAGCAAAGCGGTTGGCAACTTCCGGTTCAGCAATTGGAGCAGGCATTTTATCAGGTAGTGAAGGAGCCCTCGGTGGACTTCACCTAA
- the hisS gene encoding histidine--tRNA ligase, whose translation MSSIVAIKGFNDVLPTQTVAWRRLEQHLASLMDAYGYQQIRLPIVEQTGLFKRAIGDATDIVEKEMYTFFDKGNPPESLTLRPEGTAGCVRALVEHNLLRGATPRVWYMGPMFRYEKPQKGRYRQFHQFGVETFGVATPDIDAELIMLTARLWKRMGVADKVQLELNTLGETDERTEYRNALVAFLNEHKDALDEDSQRRLTTNPLRILDSKIESTQKILENAPKLHDFLKEDSLDHFKQLQDYLTAAGIQFVINQKLVRGLDYYNKTVFEWTTTALGSQGTVCAGGRYDGLVGQLKGKPDQSVPAVGFAMGMERLLLLLEQVEQAEVIRDCEVFLVAEPAYQTNALILAEQLRDQLEAANSSIRIKTGSQGSMKSQMKKADQAGAIFALILGEREWEAQQFAIKELATAEQSQVAIADLVPFLIQKFTK comes from the coding sequence ATGAGTTCAATTGTCGCAATCAAAGGTTTTAATGACGTCTTACCAACGCAAACAGTAGCGTGGAGACGTCTTGAGCAACATTTAGCATCGTTAATGGATGCTTATGGTTATCAACAAATTCGTTTACCAATCGTTGAACAAACGGGCTTGTTTAAACGTGCTATTGGTGATGCCACTGATATTGTTGAAAAAGAAATGTATACCTTTTTCGATAAAGGCAACCCACCAGAGTCATTAACTTTACGTCCAGAAGGTACAGCTGGTTGTGTTCGTGCCTTGGTTGAACATAATTTGTTGCGTGGCGCTACACCACGTGTGTGGTATATGGGACCTATGTTCCGTTATGAAAAACCACAAAAAGGGCGTTACCGTCAGTTCCACCAGTTTGGTGTAGAAACTTTTGGCGTTGCGACTCCTGACATTGATGCTGAATTGATTATGTTGACAGCTCGCTTATGGAAACGTATGGGCGTTGCTGATAAGGTTCAGCTTGAGTTGAATACTTTAGGCGAAACTGATGAGCGTACAGAGTATCGCAATGCATTAGTTGCTTTTTTAAATGAGCATAAAGATGCGTTGGATGAAGATTCTCAGCGTCGCCTAACAACAAATCCATTACGCATTTTAGATTCTAAAATTGAATCTACCCAGAAAATTCTGGAAAATGCGCCGAAATTGCATGATTTCTTAAAAGAAGATAGTTTGGATCATTTTAAGCAGTTACAAGATTATTTGACTGCTGCTGGCATCCAGTTTGTAATTAACCAGAAGTTGGTACGTGGTCTGGACTATTACAACAAGACTGTTTTTGAATGGACGACTACAGCACTCGGTTCGCAAGGCACAGTATGTGCTGGTGGACGCTACGACGGTTTAGTTGGTCAATTAAAAGGTAAGCCAGATCAATCTGTACCAGCTGTTGGTTTTGCGATGGGTATGGAGCGTTTATTGCTTCTGCTTGAGCAAGTTGAACAAGCTGAAGTTATTCGCGATTGTGAAGTCTTTTTGGTTGCAGAACCTGCTTATCAAACAAATGCTTTGATTTTAGCGGAACAATTACGTGACCAGTTAGAAGCTGCAAATAGCAGTATTCGAATCAAAACAGGTTCACAAGGCAGCATGAAAAGCCAGATGAAAAAAGCTGATCAGGCTGGAGCAATCTTTGCTTTGATTTTAGGGGAACGAGAGTGGGAAGCGCAGCAGTTTGCTATTAAAGAGTTAGCAACAGCTGAACAGTCACAAGTCGCAATTGCTGACCTCGTACCATTTTTAATCCAAAAATTTACAAAATAA
- the ispG gene encoding flavodoxin-dependent (E)-4-hydroxy-3-methylbut-2-enyl-diphosphate synthase: MIENPIKRRPTRKIRVGSVYVGGDAPISVQSMTNTETCDVDATVAQIERCVDAGADIMRVSVPSMEAAEAFGAIRKRVSVPLVADIHFDHRIALAVADYGADCLRINPGNIGSDQKVREVVAAARHHGISMRIGVNAGSLEKDLQKKYGEPTGQALLESALRHIDILDRLDFHEFKVSVKASNVFLTMDAYRLLSQQIDNPLHLGVTEAGIYRTGTVKSAIALGGLLMEGIGDTMRISLAAEPEDEIKIGFDILKSLGLRSNGINFIACPSCSRQEFNVIQVMQALEERLEDIRTPMDVSVIGCKVNGPGEAKEADIGVVGAAPRSLVYRNGEKSHLIDTDQLVDEIETMVRQRVQELEEAKSKEIIRSSS; the protein is encoded by the coding sequence ATGATAGAGAACCCAATTAAACGTCGACCAACACGCAAAATTCGTGTTGGGTCGGTGTATGTCGGTGGCGATGCACCTATTAGTGTGCAAAGTATGACAAACACTGAAACTTGCGATGTTGATGCAACCGTTGCTCAGATTGAGCGTTGCGTTGATGCAGGTGCTGATATTATGCGTGTTTCGGTCCCATCTATGGAGGCTGCTGAGGCATTTGGCGCAATTCGTAAGCGCGTTTCAGTACCATTAGTTGCCGATATTCATTTTGACCATAGAATTGCCTTAGCAGTTGCAGATTATGGTGCAGACTGTTTGCGTATTAATCCGGGTAATATCGGGTCAGACCAGAAAGTTCGTGAGGTCGTTGCTGCGGCACGTCATCATGGTATTTCAATGCGTATTGGTGTGAATGCAGGTTCTCTAGAAAAAGATTTACAGAAAAAATATGGCGAGCCTACAGGGCAAGCACTTCTTGAATCAGCTTTACGTCACATTGATATTTTAGACCGCCTTGATTTCCATGAGTTTAAAGTTAGCGTAAAAGCCTCAAATGTGTTTTTAACCATGGATGCTTATCGCTTGCTTTCTCAGCAAATTGATAATCCATTACACCTTGGTGTTACCGAAGCGGGTATTTACCGTACGGGTACTGTGAAATCAGCGATTGCCCTTGGCGGATTATTGATGGAAGGCATTGGCGATACAATGCGTATTTCGCTTGCTGCCGAACCGGAAGATGAAATCAAGATTGGTTTTGATATCTTAAAATCGCTTGGTCTACGCTCTAACGGGATTAACTTTATTGCTTGTCCGAGTTGTTCTCGCCAAGAGTTTAATGTTATTCAAGTGATGCAAGCTTTGGAAGAACGTTTAGAAGATATTCGTACTCCAATGGATGTGTCAGTGATTGGTTGTAAGGTAAATGGCCCGGGTGAAGCAAAAGAAGCTGATATCGGAGTTGTTGGGGCTGCGCCTCGCTCATTGGTTTATCGTAATGGTGAGAAAAGCCATTTAATCGATACCGATCAATTGGTTGATGAAATCGAAACAATGGTTCGTCAACGTGTCCAAGAGCTTGAAGAAGCTAAATCTAAAGAAATTATTCGTAGTTCATCATGA
- a CDS encoding phosphatase PAP2 family protein translates to MKFKNAKIKILDLDLRGCLYLNNFSHSQRVALFFKIISRVGDGPFWYLMLAIVWGMQGITYSLQIIYLLLGGSIGTAIYKFLKHKTTRPRPYQVHQVIVLGERPLDHFSFPSGHTLHAVMVTIVLGYIQPALLAAMFPFMVLVALSRMVLGLHYPSDVIVGALIGAAVAGMIIFMAPLLNIAL, encoded by the coding sequence ATGAAATTTAAGAATGCAAAAATAAAAATACTCGATTTAGATTTAAGAGGCTGTTTATATCTTAACAATTTCTCTCACTCACAGCGTGTTGCCCTTTTCTTCAAAATCATCAGTCGTGTGGGTGACGGTCCATTTTGGTATCTAATGCTGGCAATCGTGTGGGGGATGCAAGGCATCACCTATAGCCTACAAATCATCTACTTGTTATTAGGTGGTTCTATTGGCACGGCAATCTATAAATTTTTAAAACATAAGACAACACGGCCTCGTCCTTATCAAGTGCATCAGGTGATTGTGCTCGGTGAGAGACCACTTGATCATTTTAGCTTTCCATCGGGTCATACACTTCATGCAGTGATGGTGACAATTGTGTTGGGTTATATCCAGCCCGCTTTGCTTGCGGCGATGTTTCCTTTCATGGTGCTTGTAGCCTTGTCTCGTATGGTGCTTGGTCTTCATTACCCAAGTGATGTGATTGTCGGTGCACTTATTGGCGCGGCGGTCGCGGGTATGATTATCTTTATGGCTCCACTATTGAATATCGCTTTATAA
- the bamB gene encoding outer membrane protein assembly factor BamB, translating into MNQKFKLPLAIAIASAVLVGCSSNKVKEVKPNPLPKLTESKKTLTPVFSRSVSSTDKADPLRLQLDANDGVVFTLDPKGEVAAYRGKQRIWENKVSKLGLSSGVEAAEGIVVVGNSKGQLFALDQATGEQKWTAQLSGALLSPSLVQSGRVITIANDGTVFAHDATSGQQVWAYKLPNVQFSLRGQASPVSLDPRTVLIASANAYVYAIDTISGIPRFQRRVAVSEGRSDIQRLIDIDGDPTVAGQFMVTTSFQGQVTVTDLASQRVVWSEDSSSTKRPEVYDNKVFVSSTDGKLTAYDLASGEKIWENDSLLNRHLSNPVVLGQDLVVGDLDGVLHLVEPTTGKLIGRSKTSGEVNTLRVIENQLYVSTRKGDLSIWQNR; encoded by the coding sequence ATGAATCAGAAATTCAAACTGCCTTTGGCAATTGCAATCGCATCGGCTGTACTGGTGGGATGTTCTAGTAATAAAGTAAAAGAAGTTAAACCAAATCCTCTACCGAAATTGACCGAGTCGAAAAAGACCTTAACGCCAGTGTTTTCGCGTAGTGTTTCTTCTACTGATAAAGCTGATCCATTACGTTTGCAACTTGATGCAAACGATGGTGTGGTTTTCACGCTTGATCCAAAAGGTGAAGTAGCTGCATATCGTGGTAAACAACGCATTTGGGAAAACAAAGTCAGCAAATTAGGCTTGAGCTCTGGTGTTGAAGCTGCTGAAGGAATTGTTGTTGTTGGTAACAGTAAAGGTCAACTCTTTGCACTAGATCAGGCAACAGGCGAACAGAAGTGGACTGCACAGTTATCTGGCGCATTGTTAAGCCCGTCATTGGTTCAATCTGGACGTGTTATTACCATTGCGAATGATGGTACTGTATTTGCGCATGATGCTACTTCAGGCCAACAAGTTTGGGCTTATAAGTTACCGAATGTTCAATTTAGTTTGCGTGGTCAGGCATCACCAGTAAGCCTTGATCCTCGTACTGTATTAATTGCTTCTGCGAATGCATATGTTTATGCAATTGATACCATTAGTGGTATTCCGCGTTTCCAACGTCGTGTTGCGGTAAGTGAAGGTCGTTCTGATATTCAACGTTTAATTGATATCGATGGTGATCCTACTGTAGCTGGACAGTTTATGGTAACGACCAGTTTCCAAGGTCAAGTGACTGTAACCGATCTTGCTTCTCAACGTGTCGTTTGGAGTGAAGATTCGAGCAGTACTAAACGTCCAGAAGTTTATGACAATAAAGTATTTGTCTCTTCAACAGATGGTAAGTTAACAGCTTACGATTTAGCATCTGGTGAAAAAATCTGGGAAAATGATAGTTTGTTAAATCGTCATTTAAGTAATCCAGTTGTGCTGGGACAAGATCTTGTTGTAGGTGATTTAGATGGCGTATTACATCTTGTTGAACCAACAACAGGTAAGTTAATTGGTCGTTCAAAAACAAGTGGTGAAGTTAACACATTACGTGTTATCGAGAATCAACTTTATGTTTCGACACGAAAAGGCGATTTAAGTATT
- a CDS encoding helix-turn-helix domain-containing protein: MEINPNSQQPTGSSLPTSALGNIQRPGEYLRQIRVAQNKELGQVSSDLNMPVKTLTALEQDDYKSLPEATFIKGYYRSYAKYLNTDATAIIQRFDEIYANDTGLLPNHALNNSPIKIMGKLPGSNSDRNKKWLKRALLAIVVIAVVSLIVMGIQKWTSKKEDADLPKVNQSSVEVLPMKGNATSTVGDQLVLNFNRPTSVHIVDATGKVLATGRQSSTLNLNGESPFQIRLDDATAVSLSLNQEQISLSPYTVNGKAEFRLSR; the protein is encoded by the coding sequence ATGGAAATAAATCCTAATTCACAGCAGCCAACTGGCTCAAGCTTACCGACTTCTGCTTTAGGAAATATTCAACGTCCTGGTGAGTATTTACGTCAAATTCGAGTTGCTCAGAATAAAGAGTTAGGGCAAGTTTCTTCAGATTTAAACATGCCGGTTAAGACTCTAACTGCTTTAGAGCAAGATGATTACAAGTCATTGCCAGAAGCGACTTTTATTAAGGGTTATTACCGTTCATATGCAAAATATTTAAATACAGATGCGACGGCAATTATTCAGCGCTTTGATGAAATTTATGCAAATGATACTGGGCTTTTACCAAACCATGCCTTAAACAACTCACCGATTAAAATCATGGGTAAACTCCCTGGTTCTAATAGTGACCGTAATAAGAAATGGTTGAAGCGTGCACTTCTTGCAATCGTGGTTATTGCTGTTGTGTCATTAATTGTCATGGGTATTCAAAAATGGACTTCTAAGAAAGAAGATGCGGATTTACCTAAAGTAAATCAGTCTAGTGTTGAAGTTTTGCCTATGAAAGGAAATGCCACCTCAACAGTGGGTGATCAATTGGTGCTAAACTTTAACCGTCCAACGTCTGTTCATATTGTTGATGCAACAGGTAAAGTTTTGGCGACAGGCCGTCAGTCATCAACTTTAAACTTAAATGGCGAGTCTCCATTTCAGATTCGTCTTGATGATGCAACTGCGGTGTCATTAAGTTTAAACCAAGAACAGATTTCATTGTCTCCATATACGGTAAACGGTAAAGCTGAATTCCGTTTATCCCGCTAA
- a CDS encoding YfgM family protein codes for MSLSDEEQFDSLKSFAKKYGSAMISGILIALIAFFGWTYWQKKNLATSQVETAKVQQLMDEANASADNPNALSSVTASADKIVKDDIDSVQAIQTQFVLAKLAYEKQDYAAAEKALKKVENSKVKDEGLIQVVKLRLADAQLAQNKYDEALKTLSGNVDPAFKATVEELRGDIFVAKKDVDSAKKAYQAAWNSLLERKQERQILQIKLESVGVLVEDPQIERPILETQVEES; via the coding sequence ATGAGCTTAAGTGATGAAGAACAATTCGACAGCTTAAAGTCGTTCGCCAAAAAATATGGTTCTGCCATGATTAGCGGAATTCTCATTGCGTTGATTGCCTTTTTTGGGTGGACATACTGGCAAAAAAAGAATCTGGCAACTAGTCAGGTAGAAACTGCAAAAGTACAGCAGTTAATGGATGAGGCAAATGCGAGTGCCGATAATCCGAATGCTTTAAGTTCAGTAACTGCATCAGCAGATAAAATTGTAAAAGATGATATCGACTCTGTTCAGGCCATACAGACTCAGTTTGTATTAGCAAAATTAGCCTATGAAAAACAAGATTATGCTGCTGCTGAAAAAGCCTTAAAGAAAGTTGAAAATTCAAAAGTTAAAGATGAAGGTTTGATTCAAGTTGTAAAATTGCGTTTAGCAGATGCACAATTGGCGCAAAACAAATATGATGAAGCACTAAAAACTCTGTCTGGTAACGTCGATCCTGCATTTAAAGCAACGGTAGAAGAGTTACGTGGCGATATCTTTGTTGCTAAGAAAGATGTTGATTCTGCTAAAAAAGCGTATCAGGCAGCTTGGAATTCGTTACTAGAACGTAAACAAGAGCGACAAATTTTACAAATTAAACTCGAAAGTGTTGGCGTTTTAGTTGAAGATCCACAGATTGAGCGCCCAATTTTGGAAACACAGGTGGAAGAGTCTTAA